From Bradyrhizobium erythrophlei:
CTATCCGGATGCTAAGAGGTTTCGTCGAACGGTTACTTCTTTTTCTTCTTGGTTGCCTTCTTTGCCTTTGCCTTCTTCGCTTTCTTGGCCATGTTGCCCTCCGTGATCCCAAAAGTTGGCTCGATGCAAGTCGACAATCGACGTGCATAGATTCAGACTACACCATAATTGCAAAATTGATACTGCGCGCTTCGAAGAAGGTAAACGACCATCGCACCGTCGCAACTCGCAACCGGACGAAGCGCTCGCGTGATACGTGGAATCAGCACGGTTTGCCGGATCAAGACGGGTAGACGCTCTCTTGTCGTTGGTAGATGAAGCCGAGCCATCCATTGGATTTGTGATCTTTAGCCACTATTTTCGAGAATCGATGCGCCACCTGATGCCCTAGGTCTTGACCAGCGCGATTGGAGTTGGTGCCGGCTCGCTGCAACGGGAGTGACGAAAGATGAGTCCACCGGTCACTGATTTCCTCGCGACGGAAGCGCGCTTTGGTGCTCAGAACTACGAGCCGCTCCGGGTCGTTATATCGCGCGGCGAGGGCGTCTGGGTGTGGGATACGCAAGGCAACCGCTATCTCGATTGCCTCTCCGCCTACTCGGCGGTGAACCAGGGCCACTGCCATCCGAAGATCCTGGCCGCGATGGGGGAGCAGGCAGCTAGACTGACGTTGACTTCCCGGGCCTTTCACAACGATCAGCTTGCTCCCTTCTACGAAGAGATCGCGGAGCTGACCGGCTCGCACAAGGTGCTGCCAATGAACACCGGCGCCGAGGCAGTGGAGAGCGCCATCAAGTCCGTCCGCAAATGGGGCTACGAGGTGAAGGGTGTGCACGACGGGCACGCCGAAATCATCGTCTGCGCCGACAACTTCCACGGGCGCACCCTCGGTATCGTCGGCTTCAGCACCGACCGGGCGGCACGTGAGCATTTCGGGCCGTTCGCGCCGGGCTTTCGGATCATCCCCTTTGGCGACGCCAAGGCGCTGGAGCAGGCGATCACGCCTAACACAGTCGCCTTTCTGGTCGAGCCGATCCAGGGGGAAGCCGGCGTCATCATTCCACCATCGGGCTATTTCACAAGGGTACGCGAGCTCTGTACTGCGCATGACGTGATGCTGATCCTCGACGAAATCCAGACCGGGCTCGGCCGCACCGGCAAGCTGCTCGCGGAGCAGCACGATGGCATTGAGGCAGATGTGACGCTGCTCGGCAAAGCGCTATCTGGCGGCTTTTACCCGCAAAGCGGCCATTCGCAACTTTGGAGAACAACTAGGTGAGGCTACGCTGGGATGAGATAATTACCCGACTTTCTTTTAGATTTAATTTTGTGGCCATACGGGACTACAGTGCGAACCTTTCAATCTCTTGATCTCGCTGGACCACAATGAACCGATAGATCGTCTTAGCGACGTGTCCGATCGGCATTCCGCGGGTGATCAACTTTACCTTGATCGAAGCACCAGTTCCTGAACGAACAGACGGGAATGTACTGATCGAGAATCATTTCTTCTCCGTTGAACCGGGCGATCTGCGGTTGGCTGGCGCATAAAAGCAACTATTCGAAACCAATAATGGTCGCGCGGTCAGCGGTCCGAATTCTTTATGGGATTCGACCGCAGCTCTATGTGTCCGACCCACCTGTACCAACAGGGTCAACGGGCGTGATGTTACGATTGAAACGCGTTTTTCCGTATTGAAATGATGGCGTAACGCGACCATGCGCAAAACAACGCCGCGTGCCGAGATGGTCACCTACCTAGCGCGAAACTGCCGCTGGGAAGAAATGACGGAAGCCGTATGAGATGAGCGGAAAGTCTCTGAGAGAACAGTTGGTTGGCGCGAGGGCTCTAACTAGCTGCGTCGAACGGGACGTCGAGACGGGCGTCGAAAATCATCCGCTGAGGATGTCGACACGGCGATCGCTCACGGCCCCGGCCTCCGTTGGGCGCTGCTCGGTCCGTTCCTCAACATGCATCTGTCCGGCGGCGCCGGCGGCATCGCCCATGTGCTGGAGCATCTGGGGCCGCCGCTCGAAGGCTGGTGGCGCGATTTGGGCAGCGTGACGCTCAACGGAAAGCTCAATGCAGCGGTCGCGCGGGGGCGTGGCCGAGGAACTGGGCGGCGTCGATCCCGGCCGCGTCGCCGGCCGGCGGGACCAGTTGCTGCTGGCCCTTTTGCAGCCCAAGGCCGGCGGCGATCGACTGCCGTAAACGCCAAGGAGAAGTTTCGATGACGATGGCTGCGGACGGCGACGTCACCTACGAGTTGCGCGACGGCGTCGCCTGGCTCGGGCTCGATCGGCCGCACAAGCGCAACGCTATCGGCGAAGCGCTGCTGGCCGCGTTCGAGGCAGCGGTGTGCCGGGCTCAGGACGAGGCCCGCGCGCTGGTCATTTTCGGCCATGGCCCGTGCTTCTCTGCTGGTCTCGATCTGGCCGAGCAGGGCGCTCGGGAGCCGGTCGAGGTGTTCTACCACTCCCGTGCATGGCACGCCGTGTTTGGCGCGCTGCGCCAAGGTCGCGTTCCCGCGATCGCCGCGCTGCACAGCGCGACGATCGGCGGCGGGCTCGAACTGGCCGCCGCCTGCCACATCCGCGTCGCCGACGAGACGGCATTCTTCGCGTTGCCGGAGGGCACGCGCGGCATCTATGTGGGCGGCGGTGCCTCGGTCCACCTCGCGCGGCTGCTCGGCGCTTCGCGGATGGCGGACATGATGCTCACCGGCCGCGTGCTCGACGCCGCGGCGGCCGAGCGCGCCGGGCTGGTGCAATACCTGGTGCCGGACGGGCAGGCGAAGTCCAAGGCCGAGGAGTTGGCGGCAAAGGTGGCGGCGATGGCTCCGCTTACCGTTCTCGGCGTGCTGCACGCGCTGCCGCGCATCCAGGACATGAGCGAGTCGGACGGGCTGTTCGTCGAGAGCCTGATGGCCACGCTCTCCATGACCGGTCCGGAGGCCGCGGCGCGACTTGCGGAGTTCGTGGCGAAGCGGGCTGCCAAGGTGACGTCGCCCGACGCGGCGGCGGCAGATGCCGCGAAACGGCGGCAAACGCGGGAGACCGGACGATGAAGCATGATTTTTCGCTGCCCGGCGCCGATCGGCAAGAGGCGCCTGTCGCGACGCTCAGCGCCCTGTTCGACCATGCGGTCGCGGCGGCGCCCGACAAGGCGGCACTGCGCCGGTTCGATGCCGTGCTGACATATCGCGAGTTGGGGCGCGCGGTGGAGGCTCTGGCCCGGCGTCTCGCCCGGCTAGTCGAGCCGGGCGACGTAGTGGCGCTGCTCCTGCCCAACTCCCTTGAATTCCCCATCGCCTACTTCGCCGCGCTGAAGGCGCTTGCGATCCCCGCCTTGCTCAACCCCCAATATCCGGCCGCGCAGCTCGCGCCGCTGCTGCGGGAGGCCACGGCGCGCGCCGTTATCTGCGCCCCGGCGACGCGGGACATGGTGACCGGCCTCGCCGGCGATCTGGGCATCCCCAGCGTTGTCTGCCTGGGGGACGATGTTATGGTCCCGGAGCTGGTCGCCGAGGCCGGGGCAGCGCTCGGCCTACGGGCCGCCACGCCGTCCGACTCCGCCGCCCTGTTGTTCAGCGGCGGCACCACCGGACTTCCCAAGATCGTCGAGCACACGCATGGTCGTCTGGCGACCGGAGTGCATTGCATCGAGCACGCCTGGCCGATGCGCGGCGAGGGCGAAGTTTTCCTCCCGATCGCGCCATTTACCCACATCTACGGCTTCGCGACGGGCGTGCTCGTTCCGCTGTCTGTCTGCGGCGAGATCGTGATCCCGGAGCGCTTCCAGCCGGAGCTCGTCGTCGAGCTGCTTGTGCGCCACCGCGTGACATTCTTCGGCGGCGGCCCGCCGGCGATTTATGCCGGGTTGCTGGCGGCCCGCAACCTGGGCAGCGCCGATCTTTCGGCCCTCCGGATGTGCCCTGCCGGCGGTGCACCGTTCCCGGTCGAGCTCATGGAACGCTGGCGGCACGCTACGGGGCTCGAGATCTATGAGGGCTACGGCATGTCGGAAATGGCTCCTATCAGCGCCGCAACCGCCCAGTCGGGCGTTCGGCCAGGCTCGGTCGGGAAGCCCATACCCGGCGGCGACGTGCAGGTCGTCGACCTGGAGACTGGGCTGCGCGTGCTGCCGCCGGGCGAGAAGGGCGAGTTGCGGGTTCGCGGCCCGCACATGATGACGGGATACCGCAATCGACCGGAGGAAACCGCGCAGACCATCCGCGACGGCTTCATCTACACGGGCGATATCGGCCATGTCGACGGGGACGGCTTCGTGTTCATCACCGACCGCAAGAAGGACGTGGTGTTCGTCAGCGGCTTCAACGTCTTCCCGCGCGAGGTGGAGGAGCTAATCCACACTCATCGCAGTGTCGCCATGGCCGGCGTCGTCGGCGTGCCGGACGCGCGTACCGGGGGCGAGCGCCTGGTCGCCTTCGTCGTCCCTCGAACGGGCGAGACGGTCGACCCGACCGAGATCTCGCGGTACTGCGCGGGGCGGCTGGTCAGCTACAAATGCCCGAGCGAGGTGCGGGTGGTCGAGCAACTGCCCATTACGGCCGCTCACAAGCTGGATCACGTCGCACTGCGTCGAGCCGCCCGCGGCGAGCAGGAGCTCTGTCAAGGCTGAAACAGGGGTTCGATTCCCTAGGGAGCGCCATAAATTCAAATAGTTAGCGGTCTGGCAGAACTGGGTGTCCAGTTAGTGTCTCGTCTGAATTTGTAATTCTCACATTCAAACGCGCGCATCCGGCAAAACTTGTCGGATGATTTTAGCCGCGCTATGCGGCTGTTATACCAGCCTTCGGAAGGTCTGACTCTTTTTTGAAAAGCTGGCGCCGGCGTGATTCATTTATGACCGACTGGATTGATTCGGGAGGTCGGCGATGGGCGGGCGGTCGGTCTACGGGAGGATTTCGAGGCGGATGAGCTGCGTCGGCTCGCGGCGAAGGTGAAGGATGCCGCGCAGGCGCGACGGCTGCTGGCGCTGGCGGCGATTTGCGACGGGATGAACCGCACCGAGGCGGCCCGGATCGGCGGCATGGACCGGCAGACGCTGCGGGACTGGGCGCACCGCTTCAACCAGTACGGGCCTGACGGTCTGATCGACATCAAGCCGACCGGGCGGCCGTCGAAGCTCTCCGACGAGCAGAAAGATGCATTGAAGCAGCTCGTCGAGACCGGCCCCGACCCGGAGAAGGATGGGGTCGTACGCTGGCGCTGCGTCGACCTGAAGCGTGTTCTCGGACAGCGTTTCGGTGTCGATCTGTCGGAGGTGAGCCTGGGGCGCGCGCTCAAGAAGCTCGGCTTCTCGCACATCAGCGCCCGGCCGCGCCATCCCGTGCAGGATCCGGAGACGATCGCGGCATTTAAAAAAACTTTCCTACGCAGGTCGCGGCGATCGTGACCAAACTCGCCCCGGAAACGCCGATTGAGGTCTGGTTCCAGGACGAGATGCGGGTCGGCCAGAAGAACAGCCTCGTCTACCAATGGGCCAAGAAGGGATCACGGCCGCGGCAGCCCAAGGATCAGCGCTACGAGAACGCCTATGTGTTCGGCGCCGTCTGTGCGAGCCGCGACACCGGCGTCGCCCTCATCATGCCGCAAGCCGACACCGAGGCCATGCAGGCGCATCTCGACGCCATCGGCAAGGCCGTCGCGCCCGGCGCGCATGCGCTGCTGATCCTCGACAAGGCCGGATGGCACACGACGCGCAAACTAAAGCCACCTGCCAATGTCACCCTCGTGCCGCTGCCACCCGCCTGTCCGGAGCTCAACGCAGCCGAGAACATCTGGCAGTATCTGCGACAGACCTATCTCGCCAACCGTGTGTTCGCGTCCTACACCGATATCCTCGACGCCTGCCAAGACGCCTGGCGAAAACTTCTCGCCGAAACCGGGCGCATCACCTCGATCGCGGCCCGCGACTGGGCCATCATCGGTCAGCCCTTCTGAAGGCTGGTATTACTGGTTGTCATTGGGTGCGTTTTTGCAATTTTTCTCTCGGTGACGCACGACGGCAAGCTCATGTGAAATCACATTCGCCCGTTACAGCTACAATCACTTCGAAAACTGAAATCAAGGGCGGCCGGGGAGGTGACTTTACGCGGGCCACAATTGAATACTGGAACGAAACGCCGCGCGGCCCTGTGAGTTGCACTGTGCCTAAAAGCCTTCCGGGATGGTCATCAAACTATGACATCGGAAAAACCCTTAGTGTTTTTCCGAGAGAGGAAGCTTGCTATGAGCCCGACTTAGCTCTCCCCAGAGAAGCCAGCCTGACGGCACTGATTTTTGTCCCCCTCTCATTGGTTTTCGTGGGTGCTTTGATGATCCGATACGCGGGTGAGGACGCGGCGCGCTAAGCAACGACTTCCGGGTTTGGCACCAACCGGACCAACCGGGCCGGCCTGATGATGTCCGTTGATCGGGGTAGAGCGGAAGTCTCATTTTAGGGCCGCGAGGACCGTTTTTGACCCGGAAGAGACCTTGTGGTGTCACCGGTTGCCCTTTATTTCTCCCCGCGATCTCGGTCGCCAGTACGTCGAATTTTCGGCGCCCAGGAGCCGTGGAACCGCTCGCGGTGACGTTGCTTCTATCAGCGCGTTATCGCACCGCGCATTCCTCAAAGGGTGCACTGGTGCTGGCCAGCCACGCTGCGTCGGTTGTTCAGTTCCAACTGACGTACCGCTTCTGGTCGGCCTTGCTGCAAGCGCCCTCTTCGCGCCCATGATCGCTGCGGCCACGGCGTGGTTCGAGAACAACCGCTATCTTGCCGTCTCCCACGGCGCCGCCTCAGCTTTTTGCTGCCAGGAGGTCCATCGGTGTCGGGATCGGCGGATGGGCCACATGGAAAAATATTTACCGGTGTCGGATCGCTGCCGACTGGTTCGTCCTCAGGTCAGAGCGGACGTCCAATAGCCCCATCTTTGGAGAGAGCCATGCGGTACTTGTGTCTTGTCTACGGCACTGAAGACAGCTTGCCCGTGATACAGAACCCCAACCCCATGTCCAGAGCCGAGGTGGACGGCCTTACGGAAGACTCCTTGGCCTACAACGACATGCTCCGGACGAGCGGTCACTTCATCGTTGCTCATGCCCTCCAATCCGCTCGGACGGCGACCACCGTGAGGGTGCGGGGCGGACAGGTCCTCGTGACCGATGGTCCCTTTGCCGAGACCAAGGAGCAACTGCTTGGTTTCGTTCTGATCGAAGCCAAGGACCACGATGACGCGGTCGAGGTGGCCTCCAGAATCCCGCTGGCGCGCCTCGGCAGCGTCGAGGTGCGCTCAATCATGGACCTGGCGAGAATAGGCCAGTCATAGCTTGGCCTCGCTGTCGGATCGCCACTGCGCGCTCGGTGTAGCCATCTCGGGCCTAGTTGACGCCTAATCTCCCCGGGCCGGCGACCGATCTGGGGCTCGGGACCCTGCCGGCGGCGCTGCGCGCGGAGCGCTGTTTGCCGAATATCTCATCGCAACGCGCGTGATCATTTCGAGGGACGCCTCCCACGGCCGCACTGCGGGGCGATAGCCAATGCGGTCAATGTCGGCTCCTGGCAGTGCGCCCCGAAGGCGCGGATCACTAGTGGAGGAAGATTCCACCCAGAGAGTTGTCGATTGATCTGGTAGCTGACGAGCGGTTCGGCCGGGTAACCGGCAGGGCTGGAGCCTCGTGACAAAGGCCGCTTTAGGCGGTTGAGCAATCCGGCGGGCCGTAACGTGAGTGAAGCCTGAGCAGGCCTCGAAAGTGACAATGCGGATGCCGACCCTCCTGCCATTTGGGGAAGGCTGTATGAGCGGGGAAGCAATCGACACGCGCACCCGCTTGATCCGCCGGGGTAGTGGGCACGGCACGTCGGAAAGGTGGTTCGGGTAATCGGGGGAGACCCGTCAAGGGCGAGGGTAGCGGCCTCAACGTCGCGAAGGCGGCGGCCATGGCGGGAGTCGGACGGGGTCGTATGACCGTTGAAGCCGGGTAATGCTGGCTGAGGAAAGGGCCCCGACTTCTGGTGCGCTTTCGAAGATGGCTAGGTCGTGGTGATTGGCGATGAGCCTGCAAACACCATCAAAGACAGGAGCCGCCGGAGATTGCTGTGTCGAGGGGCGAAGGAGAGTTACTCACCGCACCGAAGCCGCGTGCGGTTAGTTTGCTCTCTGTGTGCCTCACGGTGAAACCAGTCGGAGAGCCGGATGCCTTAATCGGGCACGTCCGGTTCGATGAGCGGGGATGGGAAACGGAGCGTTGCCGAATGGCCCAAGCTACCGCGCCCATCCTCGACTCTACCGAACCGGACATGCCGCAGCAGGCGCTGTATGTCCGTTGTCCAAAGCGGACGTCATTTGCTCGCAGCGAGTATTTCGCCTTTTGACCCAAGTCGGAAGTCGAGCACCCCATTTGCTGTGACCTACGAGGCCGCCACTCTGCCATCAGGCCGTGCTAAATTGCTCTCCTCGGGCTGAAAGGTGGCTCGATGAAGCGACGGCCCGGCATGACACTGCCAGCACGAAATTTCCAGCCGAGCTGCGAGCGCGCTACAGGAACTTATCGTTGCGGATGTGCCCTGGGAAACTTCGGGTGAAATGTGACCAAGGATCTCGATTTCTCACTTGCTGATCGCAAGGCCGAGCTTCTGCGCTGGCTAAGCGAGGACGGACGTTTTGCGCCCGATACCGCTGGGCTTCTTGAGATGCTCTGCGAGAAGCTCACCGTGCTCGGGGCGCCGATAGCCCGCGCCACAGTGCATGTCCGTACGCTGCATCCAGAATTCCGGGGAATATCGCGTATCTGGCGCCGTGGACAGAGTACCGAGTTCCGAACGTCGCGACACGGTATCGAGTCTACGTCGGATTACCAGAATAGCCCCCTTCAGTACGTTATCGAAACCGGACAGTGGCTTGATACTGTCCTTAGCGAAGCCACCGACCGGCGCTTCCCGATCCTCGCAACGCTGCGGGCGCAAGGCATTACCCATTACGTGATGGCGCCACTTATCTTTTCGAATCGGATCGTTAACGCGATATCGTGGGGAAGCGACGCTCCCAGCGGGTTTAGGGAAGCGGACGTTGAACTCTTTCGCTATCTAGTGCCGACCTTTGCGCCAGTTCTCGAAGTGACGGCGGGCCGGCGGATCTATGGTGAACTTCTTGCCACCTATGTAGGTCGAGATCCGTGCGCGCGGATTATGGCGGGCGCCGTCCAGCGCGGCAACGTCCACCACATCAAGGCGGCAATGCTGCTCGCCGACTTGCGTGGTTTCAGCCGACTGACAGATGAGCTTCCGGAGCAAAGAATCATTGAACTCCTAAATGCCTTCTTCGATCTGGTCGTCCCTGGCGTCATCGGCAGCGGAGGTGACATCCTGAAGTATATCGGTGATGCGGTCATCGCGATCTTTCCAGTCACCGGCGATGATCCGGCGCTGGCCTGTGAGTCGGCCCTGGTTGCAGCGCGGACAACGCTGGCTGCGCTCCAGGCTTCACCGCCCGAGGTCCAGCAGCATATTTCCATCGATATTGCTCTGCACTATGGTGATGCCGCATACGGCAATATTGGCTCTGGCAATCGCCTCGACTTCACCGCCGTCGGGCGCGACATCAACATCCTCAGCCGGCTGGAACTCCTCTGCAAGGATGTTGGCCGGCCACTGCTCATGACTGGTGCTTTTGCCGCAGAAGTTGCGGCACCGGTCTTTGAAATCGGCCATTTCGAATTGCGCGGCTTCCGTCAGCATCAGTCCTTGTACGGGTTGTACCAAGACGGCGAGGTGCCTGCTGCGCCCACGTGGACGGACGGCGCGTAGCAGGCTGTACGGACTGTTGGTGGTAAACTTCTGCTTTTGGCACTTTTCGGACGTGCCGGTCCGGGCTGACGATGTCTGCTGTTGAGGTAAAACGGACGTCCCGCGCGAGCCCCAACACTTCCGATTTTGACCCAGACTGTGTGAAAACCTGACCGATGCTATGATTCCCTTGCTGAATCGCGGGGGGATGATGAAGGGTTTCGTTCAAGGGGCGGATCGCCAGCAGACGACACTGTTACCGGAATGCCTTGATGATTGGGTGGACGAGAGCAATCCTGTTCGCGCGGTCGATGTGTTCGTCGATGCGCTGGAACTGCGCGAGCTGGGGTTCGATGGCGTCAACCCGGCGGCGACCGGCCGGCCCGCGTATCATCCTTCGGCGATGCTCAAGCTTTATATCTATGGCTATCTCAACCGGGTCCAATCGAGCCGGCGGCTGGAGCGTGAGGCTGGCCGCAATCTGGAAGTGATGTGGCTGACGGGACGGCTCGTTCCGGATCACAAAACCATCGCCGATTTCCGCAAAGACAACGGCCCCGCCATCAAGAAGGTCTGCGCGCAATTCGTTGCCTTGTGCCGCAAGATGGGTCTGCTGGCGAAAGCGAGCGTTGCGATCGACGGCAGCAAGTTCAAGGCGGTTAACTCGCGCGACAACAACTTCACGAAGGGAAAGATGGAGCGGCGTCTGGCGCAGATCGAGGAGAGCGTTGCGCGCTATCTGAGTCAACTTGACACAGCCGATCGCCAGACAGCTGCCGGTGAGGTGCCGTCGGAGGAGCTTGTGGCCAGGACCACGCGGCTCAAGGAGAAGCTGATCAAGCTCGAAGAGGAGGTCAAGCGCCTCAAAGCGATTGAGAAGGAGATGCTTGCCGCGCCCGATCAGCAGGTCTCCTTCACCGATCCTGATTCCCGCTCGATGGCGACCAGCGGGCGCGGCTCTGGGATGGTCGGCTATAACGTACAAGCGGCCGTCGATACGACGAACCATCTGATCGTCGCGCATGAGGTGACCAACGTCGGCACCGACAAGTCGCATCTTGCGAACATGGCCAACCAAGCGAAGGCGGCATTGGAGGCAGAAAACCTCGAAGCCTTCGCCGATCGCGGCTACTTCAAAGGCGAGGAGATCCTCGCATGCGAAGAGGCTGGCATCACGGTCACGCTGCCAAAACCGCAGACATCGGAGGCAAAGTCCGAAGGCCGCTTCGGCAAGCAGGATTTCCGCCATGTGGCCGAAGAGGACATTTACGTTTGTCCAGCCGGTGAGACGCTCATCCACCGCTTCGCGAACGAGGAAAATGGATTGGTCCTGCACCGCTATTGGAGTAACACGTGCCGGACCTGCGCGCTGAAGGCTCAGTGCACGAAGGGACCGCAACGCCGCATCACGCGTTGGGAACACGAGCACGTTGTCGATGCTGTGCAGGCCCGCCTGGACAAGAATCCGGACGCGATGCGTACTCGCCGCGAGACAGTCGAGCATCCGTTCGGCACGCTGAAGATGCGGATGGGGGCGACGCACTTTTTGATGAAGACGCTGCCCAAAGTGGCGACTGAGATGGCGCTGCACGTGCTCGCCTACAACCTCACGCGCGTGATGAACATCGTCGGTATCAAACCGTTCCTCGCAGCGATCCGGGCTTGAAGAGCGTGTCATGGTGCGCGCCGTGAGACCGCTAAGGTCGCTCAGCACCGCCCGAGGCTGCGCCCGGATTGACTCCAGACTCGATACAGCAAAAATAGGCTCAGCCGGTCGCGTCGAGGTCCGTCACGCCCGGTTGCTTGCAGTTATTGGGGTACGAAAAACGTTTCCACACGGCCTGGAGCCGAGGTTGTGCGAAAACTTAGCAAACGCTAGCCGTATCGCGGCAAGTCTGCCGTCAGGAGTACATCGGACAATCCTAGCAAGAGGCCCAATCGACGTGATTGAAGGGCAATCACGCCTGCGTGATGCCGAACAGCACCATAAGGAGCGCACAGAGAAAGGAGGGCGCAAGCCATGGCGAAGCGCAAAATTGAAGCCTATGAGGGCAGCGGCAATGTGTCCGCCTGATCGAGCTGCGCAGGCTCATCAAGGAACGTGGGCTGACGCAGGTGAAGGCGGCGAGAATTGTCGGTGTTTCGCAACCCAACCTGTCGCGGCTTCTCCACGGCGGCGGCTTTGGTGACTACTCGACCGAGCAGCTGTCGAAAATGCTCACCGCGTTCAACCAGGACATCGAAACCGTGATGCGGCGCAAAACAGGCGAACGAGGGCGCATCAGATTCACGCTGGTTGCTGCCTGATGGACGCAACGAAGCCCCCGCGCGGGCGCCGCAGGACGCGGCGCAGATAGCGGGGGTTCTTTCGCCCCGCGCGAGGTCGCGCTTTATGGCCGAACAAGGTGGGGGAGCGCGCTTCGCCCCGACTGTGGGATGCTCCGCAATTTCAAACGAATTGACATTGTTTCTTCATATAACTCGCTTTTGTGAAATTAGTACACTCGTTACGCTTTGCTCCCATCACTGAAGGGCTGGTCCTTTGGGGTGACGGAGAGAGAGCATGGTCAAACGTCAGATCGGTCTATTGGCTGCGGCGGTCATCGCCAGTTTAGCCATCAATCAAGAAGCTGTCGGACAGACGGCTTATTTGCAAAAGAGCAACTCCGACCATATGAAGGAGCTGGCCACCAAGCAATGCCCCGAAAGTGGTGAAGTCACGCTCGACTATTACGGTTTCATGGCTTTCATCATCACCAGCCCGTGCGGCCTGCGCGGCATGTTTGACCCGTGGAGAGATGCCCAGCCCGGACTTTACGACGAGAAGTCTGGTGGCACGACCGGGTGGGACAAGGTCACCTGGATGGAGCACAAGTTCCCGCGCCTTCTGATCGACCCCAAGCATTCGATGGTCGATTTCGCGGCATCAACGCACGCCCATTTCGATCATGACGGTCTTTACCAGTTCGACGCCGCAACCGTCTTGGATCGGATGATCGGCCAGTGGCAGATGGCTGATTTCAAAATCACCGGTCTTTCCGATGCGCACGCATGCGGCAGTGACGGCACTTGGCCGTGGAGTAAAACCGCGGTCGAATGGATTCACGATCCAACCTGCGCCAAGGACGGACCGATGGAAGACGACAACGTCGTCTACTACATGGAGATCGGCAAGAAAGACCCGATCCATATCGTTCACTGGGGCGACAACAAGTATGACCTAACCCCGGCGAACAAGGAGTTCTTCAAGACCCATCCGGTCGACGTTGTCATCCTTCCCCTCGACGATTCGGGCCACATCGTCACGCCGGGCCAGGTTCCCGACGTTGTCAAGCAGTTAAAGCCGAAGGTGATCATTCCCTCGCACTATTTCATCAAGGGAATCGTCAACCCATCCTACACTGTGCTTACGCCCGACAAATGGTTCGTCTCGCAAAAGCACAAGATGCTGACGGGTAAATCGCAGTTTAAGCTCACCCGCAAATGGCTTGACGACCTGAAGCTCGCAGACGGCGAGTTCCTGGCGCTATACTTCGAGGGCAACGTCGCGTTCCCGATCATCGACATCCCGGATGGTTGGGAAGACGCTCTCAAGTCGAGCCAAGACACCTTGGTTAAGTACAAGGCTTCGGCAAAATAACGCTCAAATGCGCACTTCCGTCCGAGGACGGGAGTGCGCATACTGTCTATCTCGAGGCATTGGCGCGACGTCCGCTGCCACACAATCCAGTTTGGTCCCACATCTTCGGGAGAACGATTGCTATGTCGACGACAGCTACGAGAATTCACCTGCTCGCGTTTTGCGGCTGGCTGCTGGCTGCGTCGGCCGCATCAGCTCGCGACCTCACCGTGGTCGCATGGGGCGGCAACACCCAAGATGCGCAGCGGCAAATCTACTTTCAAGCGTTTTCAAAGTCGATTGGCAAAGCTGTGCTTGAAGAGTCGTGGGATGGCGGCATTGGTGTCCTGCAAGCCAAGGTCAAGGCAGGAAGCCCCAATTGGGACGTGGTCCAGGTCGAGGCTGACGAACTCGCTTTGGGTTGCGACGATGGGCTGTTCGAA
This genomic window contains:
- a CDS encoding class I adenylate-forming enzyme family protein; translation: MKHDFSLPGADRQEAPVATLSALFDHAVAAAPDKAALRRFDAVLTYRELGRAVEALARRLARLVEPGDVVALLLPNSLEFPIAYFAALKALAIPALLNPQYPAAQLAPLLREATARAVICAPATRDMVTGLAGDLGIPSVVCLGDDVMVPELVAEAGAALGLRAATPSDSAALLFSGGTTGLPKIVEHTHGRLATGVHCIEHAWPMRGEGEVFLPIAPFTHIYGFATGVLVPLSVCGEIVIPERFQPELVVELLVRHRVTFFGGGPPAIYAGLLAARNLGSADLSALRMCPAGGAPFPVELMERWRHATGLEIYEGYGMSEMAPISAATAQSGVRPGSVGKPIPGGDVQVVDLETGLRVLPPGEKGELRVRGPHMMTGYRNRPEETAQTIRDGFIYTGDIGHVDGDGFVFITDRKKDVVFVSGFNVFPREVEELIHTHRSVAMAGVVGVPDARTGGERLVAFVVPRTGETVDPTEISRYCAGRLVSYKCPSEVRVVEQLPITAAHKLDHVALRRAARGEQELCQG
- a CDS encoding adenylate/guanylate cyclase domain-containing protein, translating into MTKDLDFSLADRKAELLRWLSEDGRFAPDTAGLLEMLCEKLTVLGAPIARATVHVRTLHPEFRGISRIWRRGQSTEFRTSRHGIESTSDYQNSPLQYVIETGQWLDTVLSEATDRRFPILATLRAQGITHYVMAPLIFSNRIVNAISWGSDAPSGFREADVELFRYLVPTFAPVLEVTAGRRIYGELLATYVGRDPCARIMAGAVQRGNVHHIKAAMLLADLRGFSRLTDELPEQRIIELLNAFFDLVVPGVIGSGGDILKYIGDAVIAIFPVTGDDPALACESALVAARTTLAALQASPPEVQQHISIDIALHYGDAAYGNIGSGNRLDFTAVGRDINILSRLELLCKDVGRPLLMTGAFAAEVAAPVFEIGHFELRGFRQHQSLYGLYQDGEVPAAPTWTDGA
- a CDS encoding IS630 family transposase (programmed frameshift), coding for MREVGDGRAVGLREDFEADELRRLAAKVKDAAQARRLLALAAICDGMNRTEAARIGGMDRQTLRDWAHRFNQYGPDGLIDIKPTGRPSKLSDEQKDALKQLVETGPDPEKDGVVRWRCVDLKRVLGQRFGVDLSEVSLGRALKKLGFSHISARPRHPVQDPETIAAFKKNFPTQVAAIVTKLAPETPIEVWFQDEMRVGQKNSLVYQWAKKGSRPRQPKDQRYENAYVFGAVCASRDTGVALIMPQADTEAMQAHLDAIGKAVAPGAHALLILDKAGWHTTRKLKPPANVTLVPLPPACPELNAAENIWQYLRQTYLANRVFASYTDILDACQDAWRKLLAETGRITSIAARDWAIIGQPF
- a CDS encoding crotonase/enoyl-CoA hydratase family protein, producing the protein MAADGDVTYELRDGVAWLGLDRPHKRNAIGEALLAAFEAAVCRAQDEARALVIFGHGPCFSAGLDLAEQGAREPVEVFYHSRAWHAVFGALRQGRVPAIAALHSATIGGGLELAAACHIRVADETAFFALPEGTRGIYVGGGASVHLARLLGASRMADMMLTGRVLDAAAAERAGLVQYLVPDGQAKSKAEELAAKVAAMAPLTVLGVLHALPRIQDMSESDGLFVESLMATLSMTGPEAAARLAEFVAKRAAKVTSPDAAAADAAKRRQTRETGR
- a CDS encoding YciI family protein, producing the protein MRYLCLVYGTEDSLPVIQNPNPMSRAEVDGLTEDSLAYNDMLRTSGHFIVAHALQSARTATTVRVRGGQVLVTDGPFAETKEQLLGFVLIEAKDHDDAVEVASRIPLARLGSVEVRSIMDLARIGQS